In Cheilinus undulatus linkage group 14, ASM1832078v1, whole genome shotgun sequence, a genomic segment contains:
- the cnr1 gene encoding cannabinoid receptor 1, with the protein MKSVLDGVADTTFRTITSGLQFLGSNDASYDGPVNDVNFKGGFSMQKPLSAFRSNPFPDKVPVDEELILKNIPFPTNATDLFSNRTTFRDETNNIQCGENFMDMECFMILTPSQQLAVAVLSLTLGTFTVLENLVVLCVILQSRTLRCRPSYHFIGSLAVADLLGSVIFVYSFLDFHVFHRKDSPNIFLFKLGGVTASFTASVGSLFLTAIDRYISIHRPLAYRRIVTRTKAVIAFCMMWTISIVFAVLPLLGWNCKRLNSVCSDIFPLIDENYLLFWIGITSVLVLFIIYAYIYILWKAHHHAVRMLSRTSQKSLVVYSADGTKVQTTRPDQARMDIRLAKTLVLILVVLVICWGPVLAIMVYDLFWKMDNDIKTVFAFCSMLCLLNSTVNPIIYALRSKDLRHAFLSSCHACRGSAQQLDNSLESDCQNRNANISANRAAESCVKTTVKIAKVTMSVSTETSAEAV; encoded by the coding sequence atgaagtCTGTGCTGGATGGTGTGGCGGACACCACCTTTCGGACTATTACATCTGGTTTACAGTTCCTGGGCTCCAACGATGCGAGCTACGACGGCCCAGTCAACGATGTAAACTTCAAGGGGGGTTTCTCCATGCAGAAACCTTTATCCGCCTTTCGCAGCAACCCCTTCCCAGACAAAGTCCCTGTGGATGAGGAGCTCATACTGAAAAACATCCCCTTCCCCACCAATGCCACAGACTTGTTCAGCAACAGGACGACGTTCAGAGATGAGACCAACAACATACAATGTGGGGAGAACTTTATGGACATGGAGTGTTTCATGATCCTGACGCCCAGCCAGCAGCTGGCAGTGGCGGTTTTGTCTCTGACTCTGGGTACCTTCACGGTGCTGGAGAATCTGGTGGTGCTCTGCGTGATTCTGCAGTCGCGAACTCTTCGCTGCAGGCCGTCCTACCATTTCATAGGCAGTCTAGCTGTTGCTGACTTGCTAGGGAGCGTAATATTTGTCTACAGCTTCCTGGACTTCCATGTTTTTCACCGTAAGGACAGCCCCAATATTTTCCTCTTTAAGCTAGGCGGAGTCACAGCGTCATTCACAGCTTCTGTAGGAAGTCTTTTCCTTACCGCTATCGACCGCTACATCTCCATACACCGGCCTCTTGCCTACAGGCGTATCGTGACACGTACCAAGGCTGTCATTGCTTTTTGCATGATGTGGACCATCTCCATCGTGTTCGCAGTGCTACCTCTGCTGGGCTGGAACTGTAAACGCCTCAACTCTGTCTGCTCAGACATCTTCCCCCTGATAGATGAGAACTACCTGTTGTTCTGGATCGGCATAACCAGCGTTCTCGTTCTTTTCATCATCTACGCCTACATTTACATCCTCTGGAAAGCACACCACCACGCCGTACGAATGCTGAGCCGCACCTCCCAGAAGAGCCTTGTGGTTTACTCGGCAGACGGGACTAAAGTTCAGACCACGCGTCCAGACCAGGCTCGCATGGACATCCGTCTAGCCAAGACCCTGGTGCTCATCCTGGTGGTGCTGGTCATCTGCTGGGGCCCGGTGCTCGCCATCATGGTCTACGACCTCTTCTGGAAGATGGATAATGACATCAAGACGGTGTTTGCTTTCTGCAGCATGCTCTGCCTGCTCAACTCCACCGTCAACCCCATTATCTACGCCTTGAGGAGCAAAGACCTGCGGCATGCCTTCCTCAGCTCCTGCCACGCCTGCAGGGGAAGCGCGCAGCAGTTGGACAATAGCCTGGAGTCAGACTGCCAGAACAGAAACGCTAACATCTCTGCCAACAGGGCTGCAGAGAGCTGTGTGAAGACCACTGTGAAAATAGCCAAAGTTACCATGTCTGTGTCGACTGAAACTTCGGCAGAGGCCGTCTAA